A window of the Desulforapulum autotrophicum HRM2 genome harbors these coding sequences:
- a CDS encoding TRAP transporter large permease, producing MILLLCSVFLITLILGFPVAFCLGITSLAALIVSDVPLVLMTQRLFTGIDSFPLMAVPFFVLAGELMNRGGTTRRLIDFANVLVGRIPGGLAHTNILASMFFGGISGSAVADAAAMGTILVPGMIRKGFSPGFSAAVTAASSTMGPIIPPSILMVLMGVTTGLSIGGLFAAGIIPGTLIGVSMMGLSYFMAIRYSFPKETMALSPLILWKEFVSAGPALLAPFIILGGILGGVFTPTEAAAIAVLYAFILGRFIYRELTVRDMGDVFIQSGITTAVLLIIIGMANIFAWVLTSEQIPTRIAQAMLALTSNPYAILMMINVFLIFIGMFLEGGAAIIILAPTLLQVTNAVGIDPLHFGLIMVLNLSVGLLTPPLGVCLFVVCGVTRIDFSVIVRAVIPFLLLEIGVLLVATYFPWLILFVPKFLGYV from the coding sequence ATGATACTTTTGCTTTGCAGTGTTTTTCTGATAACCCTGATCCTGGGATTTCCAGTGGCGTTCTGCCTGGGCATAACATCCCTGGCTGCATTGATTGTCAGTGATGTCCCCCTGGTGCTCATGACCCAGCGGCTGTTTACCGGGATAGACTCCTTTCCCCTGATGGCGGTTCCGTTTTTTGTACTTGCCGGAGAGCTGATGAACCGGGGAGGAACCACACGCCGGCTCATTGATTTTGCCAATGTCCTGGTCGGTCGGATTCCCGGCGGACTTGCCCATACCAATATCCTGGCTTCCATGTTTTTCGGCGGCATCAGCGGTTCTGCCGTGGCAGATGCCGCAGCCATGGGTACCATCCTTGTACCGGGCATGATAAGAAAAGGCTTTTCCCCGGGATTCAGTGCCGCAGTTACTGCCGCCTCTTCAACCATGGGGCCGATCATACCCCCGTCCATCCTCATGGTGCTCATGGGGGTTACCACGGGCCTGTCCATCGGCGGGCTGTTTGCCGCCGGCATCATCCCGGGCACCCTCATCGGTGTGTCCATGATGGGGTTAAGTTATTTCATGGCCATCCGGTATTCCTTTCCAAAGGAAACCATGGCCCTGAGTCCGTTGATTCTATGGAAGGAGTTTGTTTCAGCAGGACCGGCCCTTCTGGCACCGTTCATTATTCTTGGCGGCATTCTGGGCGGGGTGTTTACGCCCACGGAAGCCGCAGCAATAGCTGTCCTCTACGCCTTTATTCTGGGCAGATTCATCTACCGGGAGCTCACGGTAAGGGACATGGGTGACGTATTCATCCAGAGCGGAATCACCACCGCTGTCCTGCTGATCATCATCGGCATGGCCAACATCTTCGCATGGGTCCTGACATCAGAACAGATCCCTACCCGGATCGCCCAGGCCATGCTTGCCCTGACCAGCAACCCCTACGCCATCCTGATGATGATCAACGTCTTTCTCATCTTCATCGGCATGTTCCTCGAAGGCGGGGCTGCCATCATCATCCTGGCACCAACCCTTCTCCAGGTTACCAATGCCGTGGGGATCGATCCCCTGCACTTCGGCCTGATCATGGTCCTGAACCTTTCTGTGGGGCTGCTCACCCCCCCCCTGGGCGTCTGTCTGTTTGTTGTCTGCGGGGTCACCCGCATCGATTTTTCGGTGATTGTCAGGGCAGTCATCCCCTTTCTTCTATTAGAAATCGGTGTCCTTCTTGTGGCAACCTATTTCCCCTGGCTGATTTTGTTTGTTCCAAAATTTCTCGGTTACGTATAG